The following coding sequences lie in one Coffea eugenioides isolate CCC68of unplaced genomic scaffold, Ceug_1.0 ScVebR1_3214;HRSCAF=4386, whole genome shotgun sequence genomic window:
- the LOC113757659 gene encoding probable magnesium transporter NIPA6: protein MYTANLIGFGLAVASSAFIGSSFIIKKKGLQRAGASGSRAGSGGHGYLREPLWWIGMIAMIFGEFANFVAYIYAPAVLVTPLGALSIIVSAVLAHFLLKEKLRKMGILGCILCVVGSTVIVLHAPGEHDISSVDEIWELATQPAFVLYAASAIAVVLALVLYCEPRYGQTNIMVYIGVCSIFGSLTVMSIKAIGIAIKLTLEGFSQAAHYQTWVFVMIAVTCIITQLNYLNKALDTFNTAVVSPIYYAMFTSLTIFASAIMFKDWAGQSASSIVSVLCGFVTVLSGTVILHSTRDPEAPPVSDAYSSLSPQISWLVHANGEIWKHKDNDEMHPEFVAIIRQDHFK from the exons ATGTACACGGCTAATTTGATTGGGTTTGGCTTAGCCGTAGCTTCAAGTGCGTTTATTGGATCCAGCTTCATCATCAAGAAGAAAGGTCTACAGAGGGCCGGCGCGTCAGGCTCACGTGCCG GATCTGGAGGCCATGGCTATCTAAGGGAGCCACTTTGGTGGATCGGCATGATTGCTA tgatttttggtgaatttgccAATTTTGTGGCTTATATTTATGCTCCTGCGGTGCTTGTGACTCCACTGGGAGCACTGAGTATAATTGTTAG TGCTGTTTTAGCACATTTCTTGTTGAAGGAAAAATTGCGAAAAATGGGAATATTGGGGTGCATCTTATGTGTAGTGGGCTCCACTGTCATTGTGCTTCATGCACCAGGAGAGCATGATATTAGTTCGGTTGATGAGATTTGGGAACTTGCAACCCAACCTG CTTTTGTTCTCTACGCAGCTTCAGCAATTGCAGTGGTACTAGCATTAGTTTTGTATTGTGAACCACGATATGGGCAGACCAACATAATGGTATACATTGGCGTATGCTCCATCTTTGGTTCCTTGACA GTTATGAGCATAAAAGCAATAGGTATTGCTATAAAACTCACTCTTGAGGGTTTTAGCCAGGCAGCACACTACCAGACATGGGTATTCGTAATGATTGCTGTAACATGTATAATCACTCAGTTGAATTACTTAAACAAG GCTTTGGACACATTTAACACAGCAGTTGTTTCTCCCATCTATTATGCCATGTTTACATCGCTCACAATTtttgcaagtgctatcatgtTCAAG GACTGGGCTGGTCAGAGTGCTAGCAGCATTGTTTCTGTGCTTTGTGGATTTGTCACCGTTCTTTCGGGTACAGTAATTTTGCACAGCACAAGAGATCCAGAGGCTCCGCCTGTTTCAG ATGCATATTCATCACTTTCTCCTCAAATATCATGGCTGGTCCATGCTAACGGGGAAATATGGAAGCACAAAGATAATGATGAGATGCATCCTGAATTTGTTGCAATTATACGACAAGACCACTTTAAATAA